The following proteins come from a genomic window of Proteiniphilum propionicum:
- a CDS encoding alanine dehydrogenase, whose product MINDSQKSTSFFVRELLLKAEKQKVSTVIGIPKENQEVERRLALTPEAVSLLVSSGYRVLFEAGAGYMINYSDSYYAESGAEIVETAKEVFQADLILKILPPTLEEVQMMRLRSTVFSFLYLHRLSTPLLELMSEKKINALAYELIYDETGVSPFVTSISEIEGASSITLAAELLSNAHGGKGILLGGIPGISPTEVVIIGAGVAGAMAARAAMALGASVKVFDDDISKLRNIRHELGSPVFTSILQPNVLRNVFRSADVVIGAMQYINKSHFYRISGDLIREMKRGAIIIDLRMAQGGCFETTMEACLPGHPSIFEKFGVLHFCEMSLSSRVARTSSIALSNIFVTLFSSMADCGGVDHFARFDRGFASGFYMYAGKMVNSYVANHFNFPVADIGLFLHGY is encoded by the coding sequence ATGATCAACGATTCTCAAAAAAGCACTTCGTTTTTTGTGCGTGAGTTATTACTCAAAGCAGAGAAACAAAAGGTTTCAACTGTTATTGGAATACCCAAAGAAAATCAGGAGGTGGAAAGACGTCTGGCTCTTACCCCTGAAGCTGTTTCTCTGTTGGTGTCATCTGGCTACAGGGTATTGTTTGAAGCAGGGGCGGGGTATATGATAAACTACTCCGACAGCTATTATGCTGAGTCGGGTGCTGAGATTGTAGAGACAGCAAAAGAGGTTTTTCAAGCCGATCTTATCCTTAAAATCTTGCCTCCAACATTGGAAGAAGTTCAGATGATGCGATTAAGAAGTACAGTCTTTTCGTTTCTCTACCTTCACAGGCTTTCTACACCACTGCTTGAATTGATGTCGGAGAAAAAGATTAATGCGCTCGCTTACGAACTTATTTATGATGAAACCGGCGTGTCACCCTTTGTTACTTCTATCTCCGAAATTGAAGGAGCTTCCTCCATTACGCTGGCTGCCGAGCTGTTAAGCAATGCCCATGGTGGTAAGGGAATCCTTCTTGGCGGCATCCCCGGCATATCACCCACTGAAGTGGTAATCATTGGTGCCGGTGTGGCCGGCGCCATGGCTGCCAGGGCAGCCATGGCGCTGGGAGCATCGGTTAAAGTGTTCGATGACGATATATCGAAGCTGCGGAATATTCGTCACGAATTGGGTAGTCCGGTCTTCACCTCTATATTGCAACCCAACGTGCTGAGAAATGTTTTTCGCTCTGCCGATGTAGTTATTGGCGCAATGCAGTATATCAACAAATCACACTTTTACCGTATCTCCGGCGACCTCATAAGGGAAATGAAGAGAGGGGCCATCATAATCGACCTGCGTATGGCGCAGGGAGGATGTTTCGAAACCACAATGGAGGCCTGTTTGCCTGGCCATCCGTCAATCTTTGAAAAATTTGGGGTGTTGCACTTCTGTGAGATGAGCCTTAGCTCGCGTGTGGCACGTACTTCTTCCATCGCTTTGAGCAATATTTTTGTAACGCTGTTCTCTTCTATGGCCGATTGCGGAGGGGTGGACCATTTTGCCCGGTTCGACCGGGGTTTTGCTTCTGGCTTTTACATGTATGCCGGAAAAATGGTCAATTCCTACGTAGCCAACCATTTTAACTTTCCTGTTGCCGACATCGGCCTCTTTCTGCACGGGTATTGA
- a CDS encoding shikimate kinase gives MNRIFIIGYMGSGKTTVGKRLARSLSLSFIDLDAFIENKYRKSVSDIFAEKGEEQFRKIENRALLEVANIEDVVISTGGGTPCFFDNMDVMNKAGTTVYIQADPEELAARLLASKTVRPLIAGKPREEIIPFITEHLAQRECYYKRAQIVYHTDRMITKEDINLTVRGVEEQLKYKKKE, from the coding sequence ATGAATAGAATTTTTATTATAGGGTATATGGGTTCGGGGAAGACCACCGTGGGGAAACGGCTGGCCAGGTCTTTATCACTATCATTTATCGATCTGGATGCATTTATAGAGAACAAATACCGGAAGTCTGTATCTGATATTTTTGCGGAAAAAGGGGAGGAGCAATTTCGAAAAATAGAGAACCGGGCACTTCTAGAAGTGGCCAATATTGAAGATGTGGTAATTTCTACAGGCGGAGGTACACCATGTTTTTTCGATAATATGGATGTTATGAACAAAGCCGGCACCACCGTCTATATTCAGGCCGATCCGGAAGAACTTGCTGCCCGTCTGCTGGCATCGAAAACTGTACGCCCGCTTATTGCAGGTAAGCCAAGAGAGGAGATTATTCCGTTTATAACGGAACATTTGGCTCAAAGAGAGTGTTATTACAAAAGAGCGCAAATTGTTTATCATACTGACCGAATGATTACCAAAGAGGATATTAATTTAACGGTTCGCGGAGTTGAGGAGCAATTAAAATACAAAAAAAAAGAATGA
- the cls gene encoding cardiolipin synthase produces MIIELLYLLTVISIVVVVISENRNPIKTVAWILAVVFLPFIGIIWYAVFGQDTTKKYVISRRMYSKLKKRPLDEMDTPVEIFFPEKHANIVKLLQNLDYTPLLGGNNVKLFTLGKDKFDHLLADIEKARQHIHIEYYVLNDDEIGMKVQEALIRKAREGLEIRIIYDSFGSRKAKKKFLEEFRRAGIETEPFLKLTWSAITSRLNYRTHRKIVVIDGQIGYVGGMNIADRYIKGFDWGCWRDTHARIEGKGVQGLQSVFLIDWYFVSQTLITSRNYFPMLGNFGECPMQIVNSGPLSEENEISHGIMQAIYDAQKSIFIQTPYFLPPDAMIDALKAAAIRGVDVRLMISKRSDVPLVQMASRSYIKDMLKAGVKVYKYHKGFLHSKMMMFDDSLTLIGSANFDSRSFEQNFEVEAFIYDEKLGEQANDIFVEDQRFSDLVLMREWVKRPVMQRFFESLLRLFAPLL; encoded by the coding sequence ATGATCATTGAGCTACTTTATCTCCTTACGGTGATAAGTATTGTGGTGGTGGTTATTTCGGAGAACAGGAATCCCATTAAAACTGTGGCATGGATCCTTGCTGTTGTCTTTTTGCCTTTCATAGGAATCATATGGTATGCTGTTTTCGGGCAGGATACAACAAAAAAATATGTAATCTCAAGGCGGATGTACAGTAAACTAAAAAAGCGTCCTTTGGATGAGATGGATACGCCGGTGGAGATTTTTTTCCCTGAAAAACATGCCAACATAGTTAAATTGCTGCAAAATTTGGATTATACCCCTTTGCTGGGGGGAAATAATGTGAAGTTATTCACCTTAGGAAAAGACAAGTTCGATCATTTGCTCGCTGATATTGAAAAGGCAAGACAACATATTCACATAGAATATTATGTTTTGAATGATGATGAGATAGGCATGAAGGTGCAGGAGGCACTTATTCGTAAAGCTAGGGAGGGACTGGAAATACGTATCATTTATGATAGTTTCGGGTCAAGGAAAGCTAAGAAGAAATTCCTGGAAGAATTCCGTAGAGCCGGCATAGAAACCGAGCCTTTTTTAAAACTTACATGGTCTGCAATCACTTCAAGATTGAACTACAGGACTCACCGCAAAATAGTGGTTATAGACGGACAGATAGGATATGTTGGCGGAATGAATATTGCTGACCGATACATAAAGGGATTCGATTGGGGTTGCTGGCGAGATACGCATGCTCGGATTGAGGGTAAAGGAGTTCAGGGATTGCAGTCGGTTTTCCTTATCGACTGGTATTTTGTTTCTCAAACCCTGATTACATCGCGCAATTATTTTCCTATGCTGGGAAACTTTGGGGAGTGTCCCATGCAGATCGTTAACAGCGGCCCATTGAGTGAAGAGAACGAGATATCTCACGGCATAATGCAGGCAATCTACGATGCCCAAAAATCTATCTTCATTCAGACTCCATATTTTCTTCCTCCCGATGCAATGATAGATGCTCTGAAGGCTGCTGCTATTCGCGGAGTGGATGTAAGGCTCATGATATCTAAACGATCTGATGTGCCGTTAGTACAGATGGCATCACGTTCATATATAAAGGATATGTTGAAAGCAGGTGTGAAAGTATATAAATATCATAAGGGATTTCTTCATTCTAAAATGATGATGTTCGATGATTCGCTGACTCTAATAGGATCTGCCAATTTTGATTCACGAAGTTTTGAACAGAATTTCGAGGTTGAGGCATTTATTTATGATGAAAAACTTGGGGAGCAGGCCAATGATATTTTTGTTGAAGATCAACGCTTTTCTGATTTGGTGTTGATGAGAGAATGGGTTAAGAGGCCCGTTATGCAACGTTTTTTTGAATCTTTGTTGCGACTTTTTGCTCCATTATTATGA
- the rsgA gene encoding ribosome small subunit-dependent GTPase A, producing the protein MKGLVIKNTGNTYLVRDKSGNDFLCKAKGNLRLKGIRSTSPVVVGDIVFMDVNLDGTAFITDIEDRKNYIVRKSSKLSKHAHILAANIDQALLCITIHSPETTTVFIDRFLVTAEAYSVPVCLVFNKTDLYDEEDTGYMNSMVHLYSLIGYRCIKASMVTRQGVDELKEITRDKIVLLAGHSGVGKSSIINEMQGESVQKVGKISEYHSKGMHTTTFSEMVELDNGGYIIDTPGIKGFGTIDMVTAEVSHYFPEIFKISQKCKYYNCLHINEPDCAVLKAVEEHYISESRYHSYLNILEDISDGKYRI; encoded by the coding sequence GTGAAAGGGCTTGTAATTAAAAATACCGGTAACACCTATCTGGTACGCGATAAAAGCGGCAATGATTTTCTGTGTAAAGCAAAAGGGAACCTCAGGCTTAAGGGAATCCGCAGTACAAGTCCCGTTGTAGTGGGTGATATTGTTTTCATGGATGTAAATCTTGATGGCACGGCTTTTATTACCGATATAGAAGATCGTAAAAACTATATTGTCCGCAAGTCTTCCAAGCTTTCCAAACATGCACATATACTCGCCGCAAATATCGATCAGGCGTTGCTCTGTATCACAATACACTCACCCGAGACTACAACTGTGTTTATTGACCGGTTCCTTGTTACTGCCGAAGCATATTCGGTCCCAGTCTGTCTCGTTTTTAACAAAACAGACCTGTATGATGAGGAAGATACCGGTTATATGAACAGCATGGTTCATCTCTATTCTCTTATCGGTTATCGCTGTATAAAAGCCTCCATGGTAACCCGACAAGGGGTTGACGAACTCAAAGAGATTACCAGGGATAAGATTGTCCTGCTGGCCGGTCATTCAGGTGTTGGAAAATCAAGCATCATCAATGAAATGCAGGGTGAATCGGTACAGAAAGTGGGTAAAATTTCAGAATATCATAGCAAAGGGATGCATACCACCACTTTCTCCGAAATGGTAGAACTGGATAATGGCGGATATATAATAGATACACCCGGTATCAAGGGATTCGGAACTATAGATATGGTCACGGCAGAAGTATCGCACTATTTTCCTGAGATATTCAAAATATCTCAGAAATGCAAATATTATAACTGCCTGCACATTAATGAACCCGATTGTGCTGTTCTTAAAGCAGTGGAAGAGCATTATATCAGTGAAAGCCGATATCATTCCTACCTGAATATTTTAGAAGATATTAGTGACGGTAAATACCGGATATAA
- the frr gene encoding ribosome recycling factor, protein METMKIKKETEEKMQMTLEFLDETFSRIRAGRANARILDGIRVLYYGSLVPLSNVATVTTPDAKTIMVQPWEKPMLKVVEKAIQDSDVGITPENNGEVIRLGIPPLTEERRKQLVKQTKQEAEDAKISIRNARREGIDEVKKAVKDGLPEDMGKDGENELQKLHDKYIKKVDDMFAEKEKEILTV, encoded by the coding sequence ATGGAAACAATGAAAATTAAAAAAGAGACAGAAGAAAAAATGCAAATGACCCTTGAATTCCTGGATGAGACATTTTCACGTATCAGGGCCGGTCGTGCCAACGCTCGTATTCTGGACGGAATTCGTGTGTTATATTATGGAAGCCTTGTTCCTCTGTCGAATGTGGCAACGGTAACCACGCCCGATGCCAAGACCATTATGGTGCAACCGTGGGAAAAACCTATGTTGAAAGTAGTGGAAAAGGCCATTCAGGACTCCGATGTAGGTATCACACCCGAAAACAACGGAGAAGTTATACGATTGGGTATACCACCCCTTACGGAAGAACGCAGAAAACAACTTGTGAAACAGACCAAGCAGGAAGCCGAAGATGCTAAGATAAGTATACGAAATGCCAGAAGAGAGGGTATTGATGAAGTGAAAAAAGCGGTTAAAGACGGTCTCCCGGAAGATATGGGAAAAGATGGTGAAAATGAGCTTCAGAAACTCCACGATAAATATATCAAAAAAGTGGATGATATGTTTGCCGAAAAGGAGAAAGAAATACTTACCGTTTAA
- the pyrH gene encoding UMP kinase: MQFKRILLKLSGESLMGGKQYGIDEIRLEEYAEQIKEVSHMGVQIAVVIGGGNIFRGVSGVTKGFDRVKGDQMGMLATVINSLALSSALVSVGQKNRVFTAVRMEPVGEFYSKWKAIEAMEKGEIAIIAGGTGNPFFTTDTASALRAIEIEADAMLKGTRVDGVYTADPEKDPTATKFRSISFDEVYDRGLKVMDLTATTMCKENNLPVVVFDMDTFGNLKKLIDGNNIGTVVHL, translated from the coding sequence ATGCAATTTAAACGAATTTTACTCAAGCTCAGCGGTGAATCGCTTATGGGCGGCAAACAGTACGGGATAGATGAAATACGCCTTGAAGAATATGCGGAACAAATAAAAGAAGTTTCACATATGGGTGTACAAATAGCTGTTGTGATTGGTGGAGGCAATATTTTCAGGGGGGTGAGCGGTGTTACCAAAGGGTTTGACCGTGTGAAAGGTGATCAGATGGGAATGCTTGCCACAGTAATCAACAGCCTGGCACTTAGCTCGGCACTTGTTTCTGTGGGACAAAAAAACCGTGTTTTTACAGCTGTACGAATGGAACCGGTAGGAGAATTCTATTCCAAGTGGAAGGCTATTGAAGCTATGGAAAAAGGAGAGATAGCAATAATTGCCGGAGGTACCGGAAATCCTTTTTTTACGACAGATACAGCATCTGCGTTACGAGCAATTGAGATAGAGGCTGATGCAATGCTTAAAGGTACCCGTGTAGATGGCGTTTATACGGCGGATCCCGAAAAAGACCCCACAGCCACTAAGTTCCGGAGTATTTCGTTCGATGAGGTTTACGACAGAGGATTGAAAGTGATGGATCTGACAGCTACAACCATGTGCAAGGAGAACAACTTGCCTGTAGTGGTTTTTGATATGGACACTTTCGGTAACCTTAAAAAGCTTATAGATGGCAATAATATAGGAACAGTGGTACATTTGTAG
- a CDS encoding biotin--[acetyl-CoA-carboxylase] ligase: protein MDQLSKERLTIRVDEVDSTNLMLKKIAREEHPEEGSVVIAGYQTGGRGQMGTSWFSSKGENLLFSLLIYPKNVEANGQFIISRIASLAVKNTLDQFVSDIRIKWPNDIYWKDKKIGGMLIENDIQGKQIENSVIGIGININQQIFPPDLPNPVSLKQITGSEQDMEYIFNIFMREFFMLYREFEHGGTNSIEDEYMLDLYRINDYYWFEDKNGKFKAIIENVLPTGHLVLKTLENEVRRRYSFKEVAFIDE, encoded by the coding sequence ATGGATCAGTTAAGTAAAGAGCGTCTAACAATAAGGGTCGATGAGGTTGATTCAACAAACCTCATGCTAAAAAAAATTGCCAGGGAAGAACATCCTGAAGAGGGGTCGGTTGTGATTGCCGGATATCAGACCGGGGGGCGTGGACAAATGGGTACATCATGGTTTTCCTCGAAAGGAGAAAACTTGTTGTTCAGCCTCCTGATATATCCAAAAAACGTGGAGGCTAACGGACAGTTTATTATTTCGCGTATAGCTTCACTGGCTGTCAAAAATACGCTGGACCAGTTTGTAAGCGACATCCGAATAAAATGGCCCAATGATATTTATTGGAAAGACAAAAAGATAGGCGGTATGCTCATAGAAAACGATATACAGGGAAAGCAAATTGAGAACTCGGTTATTGGTATTGGTATAAACATAAATCAGCAGATTTTTCCGCCCGATTTGCCTAATCCGGTTTCCCTGAAGCAAATTACAGGATCGGAACAGGACATGGAATACATATTTAACATATTTATGAGGGAATTTTTTATGCTCTATCGTGAATTTGAGCATGGAGGTACCAATTCTATTGAGGATGAGTATATGCTCGATCTCTACCGTATAAACGATTATTATTGGTTTGAAGACAAAAACGGTAAATTTAAAGCCATAATTGAGAATGTGCTGCCAACGGGACATTTAGTACTGAAAACGTTGGAAAATGAAGTTAGGAGGAGATACTCATTTAAAGAAGTGGCTTTTATTGATGAATGA
- a CDS encoding MmcQ/YjbR family DNA-binding protein, which yields MNIEELFDFCLAVHGSEATTPFDDVTIVMKVMGKMFALIPTDTGRFSITLKCDPELAIKLRDEYECVEGAYHMNKTYWNTIYLDGDMPDMELKKWIYHSVDEVIKKLPKKHQNLYYGSVK from the coding sequence ATGAATATAGAAGAGCTTTTCGATTTTTGCCTTGCTGTTCATGGTTCAGAAGCAACAACACCGTTTGACGATGTAACCATTGTGATGAAGGTTATGGGCAAGATGTTTGCGCTGATTCCCACTGATACCGGCAGATTCAGCATTACCCTGAAATGCGATCCTGAGCTGGCGATAAAGTTAAGAGATGAATATGAGTGTGTTGAAGGTGCCTATCATATGAACAAAACCTATTGGAACACCATATACCTCGATGGCGATATGCCCGACATGGAACTCAAAAAATGGATATATCATTCCGTTGATGAGGTAATTAAAAAATTACCCAAAAAACATCAAAACCTATATTATGGATCAGTTAAGTAA
- a CDS encoding YraN family protein: protein MYTRFLGTIKMAEHNELGWKGEDAAVNYLKSKGHRIVKRNWKCHGYEVDIISEEGEYIVFVEVKTRTSTEWGNPEDSIGKHRMRRMIQAAGIYLKMNCIDKPARFDIVAVVWNKQQFELEHIEDAFLPFL, encoded by the coding sequence ATGTATACACGCTTTTTGGGTACAATAAAGATGGCTGAACACAATGAACTGGGATGGAAAGGTGAAGATGCGGCGGTGAATTATTTAAAGTCGAAAGGACACCGTATTGTTAAAAGAAACTGGAAATGCCATGGTTATGAAGTCGACATTATTTCGGAAGAGGGTGAATATATCGTTTTTGTAGAGGTTAAAACCCGTACATCTACAGAGTGGGGAAATCCTGAGGATTCCATTGGGAAGCATCGAATGCGGCGTATGATTCAAGCGGCTGGCATTTATCTGAAAATGAATTGTATAGATAAGCCTGCCCGGTTCGATATTGTGGCTGTAGTGTGGAATAAGCAACAATTTGAGCTGGAGCATATTGAAGATGCTTTTTTGCCCTTTCTGTAA
- a CDS encoding nucleoside deaminase, giving the protein MLDDEYFMRQALQEAHKALEKEEVPIGAVIVINQRIIARAHNLTEMLNDVTAHAEMQAITAAANVLGGKYLTDCTLYVTVEPCPMCAGALRWAQISRIVYGAPDEKRGYSRISPYLLHPKTTVNSGIMAEDCADLIKMFFTRFR; this is encoded by the coding sequence GTGTTAGACGACGAATATTTTATGAGGCAGGCACTTCAGGAAGCTCATAAAGCACTTGAGAAGGAAGAAGTTCCCATTGGAGCCGTTATAGTTATTAATCAGCGCATTATAGCTCGCGCACACAATCTCACGGAGATGTTGAATGATGTAACTGCACACGCCGAAATGCAGGCAATAACAGCTGCCGCCAATGTACTTGGAGGAAAATACCTCACTGACTGCACATTGTATGTAACAGTGGAACCTTGTCCCATGTGCGCTGGTGCCCTTCGGTGGGCACAAATATCACGGATAGTTTACGGAGCACCGGATGAAAAAAGAGGGTATTCGCGCATCTCACCCTATCTACTGCATCCAAAAACTACAGTCAACTCCGGCATTATGGCTGAAGATTGTGCTGATCTGATAAAGATGTTTTTTACACGTTTCAGGTAA
- a CDS encoding NADPH-dependent FMN reductase, which produces MSKKKIAVLVGSLRKESANRKLANEVIRLAPDSLDLEIVEIGQLAHYNEDLDLNPPLEWIEFRKKIGEADGFLFFTPEYNRSISGVMKNALDVASRPYGQNKWGGKPGAIVSSSMSALGGESANHALRQPMVFLNVYMMQQPEAYIGNSLQLFDENNSLKNDDTRKFLQSWVNAFAEWVYRF; this is translated from the coding sequence ATGAGTAAAAAGAAAATTGCCGTATTGGTAGGCAGCCTTCGTAAAGAATCGGCCAATAGAAAATTGGCAAATGAAGTGATAAGATTAGCTCCAGATTCACTTGATCTAGAGATTGTTGAGATAGGGCAACTTGCACATTATAATGAAGACCTCGATTTAAATCCACCTTTAGAGTGGATTGAGTTTAGAAAGAAAATCGGCGAAGCCGATGGTTTCCTATTCTTTACCCCCGAATATAACAGATCTATCTCAGGGGTAATGAAAAATGCGCTTGATGTGGCATCCAGACCCTATGGGCAAAATAAATGGGGCGGCAAACCGGGCGCAATAGTAAGCAGCTCAATGAGCGCCTTAGGTGGTGAATCAGCTAATCATGCACTACGTCAGCCGATGGTTTTCCTTAACGTATATATGATGCAGCAACCGGAAGCATATATAGGGAACTCGCTGCAGCTGTTCGATGAAAACAACAGCCTGAAAAATGATGACACCCGTAAGTTTCTTCAAAGTTGGGTAAATGCTTTTGCTGAATGGGTTTATAGGTTCTGA
- a CDS encoding DUF134 domain-containing protein, which translates to MPKRRKNRRVMKPPLMDGYKPFGVPRRELDTVVLQYEELEAIRLADYERLYQEEAAEKMGVSRPTFTRLLDGARRKLAKALIEGRAIIFRGGAYVTDDYWYKCHSCNETMVTMKKADHCRSCESEDIVQLSREKE; encoded by the coding sequence ATGCCAAAGAGGAGAAAAAACAGAAGAGTAATGAAACCGCCATTGATGGATGGATATAAGCCGTTCGGAGTACCCAGGAGGGAGTTGGATACTGTGGTACTCCAATATGAGGAGCTGGAAGCAATCAGGTTGGCCGACTACGAACGTCTTTACCAGGAGGAGGCAGCAGAAAAGATGGGTGTCTCCAGGCCCACATTCACACGCCTGCTTGATGGTGCGAGAAGAAAACTGGCAAAAGCTCTAATTGAAGGAAGAGCGATTATTTTTAGAGGCGGGGCATATGTAACGGATGATTATTGGTATAAATGCCATAGTTGCAATGAGACGATGGTTACCATGAAAAAAGCTGATCACTGCAGAAGCTGTGAGTCGGAAGATATTGTTCAATTGAGCAGGGAGAAGGAATAG
- a CDS encoding Gfo/Idh/MocA family protein, with amino-acid sequence MDRRNFLKKSAVTATGLSLTPLMGKSFSSIYGKTTPGNKIKIGLIGCRNQGWSNLKAFLQYPETECISICDVDDQWLYKRAADLEKLTGKKPPQLVKDWRRVIDNKDVDMVIIGTPDHWHCLQLIAACEAGKDVYVEKPLANTIEECGLMVKAARKYNRIVQVGQWQRSDPHWDEAAAYVQSGQLGRVRTVKVWAYQTSKWTLPVVPDSQPPAGVDYDMWLGPAPKRDFNQNRFHYNFRFFWDYAGGLMADWGVHLLDYAMKGMNVGLPSYVYGAGGKYGYPDDAMETPDTLMVTYKYPGFNIIWDHACGIGTGLFGLREGVAFLGENGTLILTRNGWEVVPEQAVNSRNYPYCYPCDDEKRPNTLRMEAVEKRKGQGKGLYLHAGNMLDSIRSRKLPNADVAIGAEVAILSHMANISCRVGSALDWDIKAGKFIGCDEANSLIKANYRTPWKLPKI; translated from the coding sequence ATGGATAGACGAAATTTCTTGAAAAAATCTGCTGTTACAGCAACCGGTTTAAGTTTAACTCCGTTGATGGGGAAATCATTTTCTTCAATATATGGGAAGACAACTCCCGGGAATAAAATCAAAATAGGCCTGATAGGCTGCCGCAATCAGGGTTGGAGCAACCTGAAAGCGTTCTTGCAATACCCGGAAACTGAATGTATCTCTATATGTGATGTGGATGATCAGTGGCTCTATAAGCGTGCGGCTGACTTGGAGAAGCTAACCGGTAAAAAACCACCACAACTGGTTAAGGACTGGCGCCGGGTAATAGATAACAAAGATGTGGATATGGTAATTATCGGCACCCCCGACCACTGGCATTGCCTGCAGCTGATTGCAGCCTGTGAAGCAGGTAAAGATGTATACGTAGAAAAGCCTCTTGCCAACACCATTGAAGAGTGTGGGCTGATGGTTAAGGCTGCCAGAAAATATAACCGGATTGTGCAGGTAGGGCAATGGCAGCGGAGCGATCCTCACTGGGATGAAGCTGCAGCTTATGTGCAAAGTGGACAACTGGGACGTGTGCGAACCGTTAAAGTGTGGGCTTATCAGACCAGCAAATGGACACTGCCGGTAGTGCCCGATTCGCAACCCCCTGCCGGTGTAGATTACGACATGTGGTTGGGTCCTGCACCAAAGCGCGATTTTAATCAGAACAGATTTCATTATAACTTTCGCTTCTTCTGGGATTATGCCGGCGGATTGATGGCAGACTGGGGGGTGCACTTGCTCGATTACGCGATGAAGGGAATGAATGTTGGATTGCCTTCATATGTTTATGGAGCCGGCGGAAAGTATGGATACCCCGATGATGCCATGGAGACACCCGACACTCTGATGGTGACCTATAAGTATCCGGGTTTCAATATTATTTGGGATCATGCTTGTGGAATAGGAACAGGGTTGTTCGGGCTGCGTGAGGGTGTTGCTTTCCTTGGTGAAAATGGTACGCTAATTCTTACACGCAACGGCTGGGAAGTGGTGCCTGAACAGGCTGTCAACAGTCGTAATTACCCCTATTGCTATCCTTGTGACGACGAAAAGAGACCCAACACGCTACGCATGGAGGCTGTGGAAAAAAGAAAAGGGCAGGGCAAAGGTTTGTATCTGCATGCTGGTAATATGCTTGACAGTATTCGTTCGCGCAAACTGCCCAATGCCGATGTAGCTATTGGTGCAGAAGTTGCCATTCTTAGCCATATGGCAAATATCTCCTGCCGAGTTGGTAGTGCTTTGGATTGGGATATTAAGGCAGGAAAGTTCATAGGGTGTGATGAGGCGAACAGTTTAATTAAAGCCAATTACAGAACTCCCTGGAAATTGCCGAAAATTTAA